The following proteins are co-located in the Thermodesulfobacteriota bacterium genome:
- a CDS encoding lytic transglycosylase domain-containing protein, with protein sequence MHRLTSPGSRARKGARACCAAALAACLLASSPCAADVYSGRSVEGTPSFTDAPTQPGYSVLFREAPPVLPWRDVAEREAERHGLDPRLVRAVIYVESGEDPRAVSPKGAQGLMQLMPGTAEELGVGNPFRPRENIQGGVSYLAAMLQRFGGNVELALAAYNAGPGAVQRHGGIPPYPETQRYVKKVLDVYRRQGGEARSEAGSDAGVDTPAPDRHNPDPTPGRE encoded by the coding sequence ATGCACCGTTTGACCTCTCCGGGTTCCAGGGCTCGCAAGGGGGCCCGCGCGTGCTGTGCCGCGGCGCTGGCGGCCTGCCTCCTGGCGTCCAGCCCCTGCGCCGCCGACGTCTATTCCGGCCGCAGCGTCGAGGGCACCCCCTCCTTCACCGACGCCCCGACCCAGCCCGGCTACAGCGTGCTCTTCCGGGAAGCGCCCCCCGTCCTCCCCTGGCGCGACGTCGCCGAGCGGGAAGCCGAGCGCCACGGCCTGGACCCCAGGCTCGTGCGCGCCGTGATCTACGTCGAGTCCGGCGAAGACCCCCGCGCCGTCTCTCCCAAGGGCGCCCAAGGCCTCATGCAGCTCATGCCCGGCACCGCCGAAGAGCTCGGGGTGGGCAACCCCTTTCGCCCGCGGGAGAACATCCAGGGCGGCGTGAGCTACCTGGCCGCCATGCTCCAACGCTTCGGCGGAAACGTCGAGCTCGCGCTCGCCGCCTACAACGCCGGCCCCGGCGCCGTGCAACGACACGGCGGCATCCCCCCCTACCCCGAGACCCAGCGCTACGTGAAGAAGGTCCTCGACGTCTACCGCCGTCAGGGCGGCGAAGCCCGAAGCGAGGCGGGGAGCGACGCGGGGGTTGACACGCCCGCACCGGATCGGCATAATCCCGACCCCACACCCGGGCGGGAATAA